In a genomic window of Methanosarcina horonobensis HB-1 = JCM 15518:
- a CDS encoding ABC transporter ATP-binding protein, with protein sequence MSHEHSTHFDLPVGQVFRKVRIIDRLLTIYHLDLWKVRIASIVIQVLSVLSAVTGAYLVGAVITGVPVAELWPVIGLLLLFTITQFGLSNLNSYWSHVIAFRSLAEIRKALYRKLDELAPAYVIKQRSGDLARSALSDVNLLELYIAHTLPEFLQAIVVTPLALIFIGLIHWSLMIVLAPFLIAAVTVPDWFARRAEAQGKAHRESAGAMSADVIDYIQGMKEIVAFGAIKLSMSRLDASQQKYSDTYVAYESRSGMERGAGDALLAGGMFVTIALGGWLSIMGYMNIALYPVAAVLTAMAFSPVMHLLNIARQLSQTAAAADRVFGIMNTQPSVVDRVVSPPKGPIIPEVRFEDVRFRYDPKLPEVLKGVNLTVSPGETVALVGSSGAGKSTCTYLLLRLWDPTEGSVRIGGHDLRQFPQEYLRNMIAYVPQDVYLFNISVRENIRIGRSDATDAEVREAARRAFALDFIEALPDKWNTVLGERGETLSGGQRQRIAIARAFLKDAPILVMDEAVSSLDTESEVAVRRAMAEVSRDRTTIIVAHRPSTIRSADTVVMLDKGRVAESGKYDELIRAGGSFESLITGKTYGPVSAPLKIRV encoded by the coding sequence ATGAGCCACGAACACAGCACACACTTCGATTTGCCCGTAGGACAGGTATTTCGAAAAGTAAGAATCATTGATCGGTTGTTGACCATCTATCACCTGGATCTCTGGAAAGTGCGGATTGCCAGCATTGTGATTCAGGTGCTCAGCGTTCTATCGGCAGTTACCGGAGCGTATCTCGTGGGGGCGGTAATCACAGGGGTTCCCGTTGCCGAGCTATGGCCGGTGATCGGGCTGTTGCTCCTGTTCACCATTACGCAATTCGGGCTCTCAAACCTCAACAGCTACTGGTCTCATGTTATCGCGTTCCGATCTCTGGCCGAGATTCGCAAGGCGCTATACCGGAAACTGGACGAGCTTGCCCCGGCATATGTGATCAAGCAGCGGTCCGGCGACCTGGCCCGATCCGCGCTCTCAGATGTCAACCTTCTGGAGCTATACATTGCCCACACACTGCCCGAGTTTCTACAGGCGATCGTGGTGACACCTTTAGCACTGATCTTCATCGGGCTTATCCACTGGAGCCTGATGATAGTGCTTGCTCCGTTCCTTATAGCCGCAGTAACGGTGCCAGACTGGTTCGCTCGCCGGGCGGAAGCGCAGGGCAAAGCTCACAGGGAATCGGCAGGAGCGATGAGTGCAGACGTGATCGATTACATCCAGGGCATGAAGGAGATCGTGGCCTTCGGGGCGATAAAATTGTCGATGAGCCGGCTCGATGCCAGCCAGCAGAAGTACTCGGACACTTACGTAGCCTACGAGAGTCGCAGCGGCATGGAGCGTGGAGCCGGCGATGCATTGCTGGCGGGAGGAATGTTCGTCACCATAGCGCTAGGAGGTTGGCTCTCTATCATGGGCTACATGAACATTGCACTATACCCTGTAGCAGCAGTCCTCACTGCAATGGCGTTCTCACCTGTTATGCACTTGCTGAATATCGCCCGACAGCTCAGCCAGACCGCGGCAGCAGCCGACCGAGTGTTCGGTATAATGAACACTCAGCCTTCGGTCGTCGATCGGGTAGTTTCCCCTCCCAAGGGGCCGATTATCCCGGAAGTACGCTTTGAAGACGTGAGGTTCCGGTACGACCCTAAATTACCTGAAGTACTGAAGGGTGTGAACCTGACGGTATCGCCGGGCGAGACAGTCGCACTTGTCGGTTCTTCAGGTGCAGGAAAGTCGACCTGTACCTATCTGTTACTCAGGCTATGGGACCCTACTGAAGGCTCGGTCAGGATCGGCGGGCACGATCTGCGTCAGTTCCCTCAGGAATATCTTCGGAATATGATCGCCTATGTGCCTCAGGATGTCTACCTGTTCAATATCTCAGTGAGGGAAAACATCCGCATCGGCCGGAGTGACGCTACCGACGCCGAAGTTCGGGAAGCGGCCCGTCGGGCATTTGCTCTTGATTTCATTGAGGCTTTGCCTGATAAGTGGAACACCGTGCTTGGAGAGCGTGGCGAGACGCTTTCGGGAGGCCAACGCCAGAGGATTGCGATAGCCCGGGCATTTTTGAAGGACGCCCCTATACTGGTCATGGACGAAGCGGTTTCCAGCCTGGACACCGAATCGGAGGTCGCAGTGCGCCGGGCTATGGCAGAGGTCTCCAGGGACAGGACAACGATTATTGTAGCTCACCGTCCTTCGACGATTCGTAGTGCGGATACGGTAGTCATGTTAGACAAAGGCCGTGTAGCAGAATCCGGGAAATACGACGAATTAATAAGAGCAGGAGGGAGTTTTGAAAGCCTTATTACTGGAAAAACATACGGACCGGTATCTGCTCCTCTTAAAATTCGAGTATGA
- a CDS encoding ABC transporter ATP-binding protein → MSKKTDVVKEYTRIESKRGLSITTGANRMKLFDRRVLELGRGEYGKLWSVIILGLLISFSYIIQGLLIALILNGVFAGTPLHESGLYFAAVALLIVLRWAMIRENDRIAARTASNIAMSLRRRMYHKLYELGPGWVLNQKSGVIQATLVDGAEALQNYYGRFLPQVVVSIAAGISIVAILLYVDMIIGLVIGAMMIAALIQPLAIYKGVGKGIQIWFVAMPRLFAEYVDNIQGIVTLKSFNASQKQGEILYQRTNDLYDAEIGILRNEILWSIPPGLVAAICGTVAIIIGAIRMDAGALSAAGLLFVLLLVREALRPVTDLRQTIHFSFSGMGAAEGVLDILEAVSLAAVPARPTPSPIPHSFAFEDITFRYRKADAPAVENLSFEVEPGDKVALVGRSGSGKTTVTALLMRYFDPQAGVVRLGGEDIRYIPTDDLHAMYSIVSQDTFLSYGTVRDNLLMAKPSASQEELERAARAAAAHKFITTLPEGYDTLIGERGVRLSGGERQRIAIARAILKDAPILILDEATSSVDVANEALIREAIAGLAHDRTTLIISHRLSTVRDADRIYVLEKGRLTEAGTHTELVGCNGNYSALVRAEEECV, encoded by the coding sequence ATGTCAAAAAAAACCGATGTCGTCAAAGAGTATACCCGGATTGAGTCAAAGCGCGGGCTTTCGATTACAACAGGGGCGAACAGAATGAAACTATTCGACCGCAGGGTGCTTGAGCTCGGCCGCGGAGAGTACGGCAAGCTATGGAGCGTTATCATTCTCGGCCTTCTCATCTCATTCAGTTATATTATCCAGGGACTGCTCATTGCCCTCATACTCAACGGAGTGTTTGCGGGAACGCCGCTCCATGAATCCGGGCTGTACTTTGCCGCTGTAGCGCTCCTTATCGTCCTGCGATGGGCCATGATCCGGGAAAACGATCGTATCGCGGCCAGAACTGCCAGCAACATCGCCATGTCTTTACGACGGCGCATGTACCATAAGTTGTACGAGCTTGGTCCCGGGTGGGTCCTGAACCAGAAAAGCGGAGTTATACAGGCTACGCTGGTCGACGGAGCCGAAGCCCTGCAGAATTACTACGGGCGCTTTCTGCCTCAGGTCGTAGTGTCTATCGCCGCCGGTATCTCGATTGTAGCGATACTGCTCTACGTTGACATGATCATCGGGCTGGTCATCGGGGCTATGATGATTGCTGCCCTAATCCAGCCGCTCGCCATCTATAAGGGAGTCGGCAAGGGGATACAGATCTGGTTTGTCGCCATGCCCCGCCTATTCGCGGAGTACGTCGATAACATCCAGGGCATCGTCACGTTGAAGTCTTTCAACGCAAGCCAAAAACAAGGGGAAATTCTCTACCAGCGGACTAATGACCTGTACGATGCGGAAATCGGCATTCTGCGGAATGAAATTCTGTGGAGTATCCCTCCCGGGCTGGTCGCCGCGATCTGCGGCACTGTGGCTATCATTATCGGTGCCATCCGCATGGACGCAGGTGCCCTGTCTGCAGCCGGTCTGCTCTTCGTGCTGTTGCTGGTGAGAGAAGCGCTTCGCCCGGTCACTGACCTGAGGCAGACGATACACTTCTCCTTTTCCGGAATGGGCGCTGCCGAAGGCGTGTTAGATATCCTGGAAGCGGTCTCTCTCGCGGCAGTGCCCGCTAGACCCACCCCGAGCCCCATCCCCCACTCCTTTGCCTTTGAAGACATCACCTTCAGGTACCGGAAAGCTGATGCTCCTGCGGTCGAGAATCTTTCATTTGAGGTTGAACCAGGAGATAAAGTCGCGCTGGTCGGCCGTTCCGGGAGTGGCAAAACGACAGTAACCGCTCTCCTGATGAGGTATTTTGACCCGCAAGCCGGCGTCGTCAGGCTCGGCGGGGAAGACATCCGGTATATTCCTACAGACGACTTACATGCCATGTACTCGATCGTATCCCAGGACACGTTCCTGTCCTATGGGACTGTACGTGATAACCTGTTGATGGCGAAACCGTCGGCTTCACAGGAGGAACTCGAGCGGGCTGCTCGGGCTGCTGCAGCGCACAAGTTCATCACAACTCTCCCTGAAGGCTACGACACATTGATAGGGGAGAGGGGGGTACGGTTGTCCGGAGGCGAGCGCCAGCGTATCGCTATCGCCCGGGCCATCCTGAAGGATGCTCCAATCCTTATCCTGGATGAGGCGACATCCAGCGTAGATGTCGCCAACGAAGCGCTGATTCGCGAAGCAATAGCCGGTTTGGCCCATGACAGAACCACCTTGATCATCTCTCACCGTCTTTCGACAGTTCGAGATGCCGACAGAATCTACGTGTTGGAAAAAGGCCGGCTGACGGAGGCGGGTACGCACACGGAGCTGGTCGGCTGCAACGGTAATTACAGTGCTCTGGTCAGGGCCGAGGAGGAATGTGTATGA
- a CDS encoding class I SAM-dependent methyltransferase, with translation MSLNIRIKNYWEGEAQGYSEFIDNELNGFERKAWSDLVLEHAPSKDSLDILDIGTGPGFFPIVLSQGGHNVTGIDLTENMIEFARLNLAREGASAKLMTMDCQDLKFPDNSFDLLVCRNLTWTLDDPARSYQEWHRVLRPGGRILVFDACWYLHLFDENMKIAYEKKEKEILEKYGYPVHRHKDQAEGEALSRKLFMSDKVRPQWDLDLMLKLGFSKVFADTSVGERILNEQQQDINSMHPPFLVGGEK, from the coding sequence ATGAGTTTAAACATCCGCATTAAAAATTATTGGGAAGGCGAGGCGCAAGGTTACAGTGAATTTATTGATAATGAACTAAACGGCTTTGAGAGAAAAGCATGGTCCGATTTGGTACTGGAACACGCTCCCTCCAAAGATTCTCTTGACATACTGGATATTGGTACCGGACCGGGATTTTTTCCAATTGTCTTGTCACAGGGCGGACATAATGTTACTGGTATAGACTTAACAGAAAACATGATCGAGTTTGCACGTCTTAACCTTGCACGTGAAGGTGCTAGTGCAAAGTTGATGACTATGGACTGTCAGGATTTAAAATTTCCAGATAACAGTTTTGATCTGTTAGTTTGCCGTAATCTCACGTGGACACTTGACGACCCTGCCAGATCATATCAAGAATGGCACCGCGTCCTAAGACCCGGCGGGAGGATTCTTGTCTTCGACGCTTGCTGGTATCTGCACCTGTTTGATGAAAATATGAAAATAGCCTATGAGAAAAAGGAAAAAGAGATCCTTGAAAAATACGGGTACCCGGTGCACCGGCACAAGGACCAGGCTGAAGGCGAAGCACTCAGCCGGAAGCTGTTTATGAGTGACAAAGTCAGACCGCAGTGGGATTTGGATTTGATGCTTAAACTCGGATTTTCAAAGGTATTTGCAGATACTTCAGTGGGTGAACGGATACTCAATGAACAGCAGCAGGATATAAACAGTATGCATCCTCCATTTTTGGTGGGAGGAGAAAAATAA
- the nikB gene encoding nickel ABC transporter permease, producing MLKNIGERLFTLIPVLLAVSLVTFILGSMSSGDTARTLAEKKYDRPTYEQIEEIRTEMGFDRPVLVQYADWLKDAVRGNLGFSYSNNKPVVDEIVKYFPKTLQLALLALLFLIVISFTLGILSAVFSGSWIDKISRIYCFWSVSMPEFWLGLILLYIFGARLGLISVLGGSSMKFPIIPALTMSICSGGIYVRLVRTNMEEVLNKGYIRAARAKGVSEYNIITKHALKNAMLPVINKLGIGFGSLLAGSAIIESIFSWNGLGKLALESVKLKDYPVVQGYVLFMAVLMVLINLAVDIVCGIIDPRLKNG from the coding sequence ATGCTTAAAAACATAGGTGAACGGCTGTTCACATTGATTCCGGTACTGCTGGCTGTTTCATTAGTAACTTTTATCCTTGGTAGCATGTCTTCCGGCGACACTGCACGTACACTGGCTGAAAAGAAATATGACAGGCCAACATATGAGCAGATTGAGGAAATAAGAACCGAAATGGGATTTGACAGACCGGTGCTCGTCCAATACGCCGATTGGCTTAAGGATGCGGTGAGGGGCAATTTGGGCTTTTCTTATTCAAATAACAAGCCTGTTGTTGACGAGATTGTTAAGTATTTTCCCAAAACATTACAGTTGGCACTTCTCGCACTATTGTTTTTAATTGTAATTTCATTTACTCTTGGAATCTTATCAGCGGTGTTTTCCGGCTCATGGATCGACAAGATTTCCAGGATATACTGTTTTTGGAGTGTATCAATGCCCGAATTCTGGTTGGGACTCATTCTGCTGTATATTTTCGGAGCTCGTCTTGGACTAATATCAGTGCTTGGTGGAAGTTCAATGAAATTTCCAATAATACCTGCTCTTACAATGTCTATATGCAGTGGTGGGATTTATGTCCGACTTGTTCGCACAAATATGGAGGAAGTACTGAATAAAGGATATATCCGTGCAGCCAGAGCAAAAGGCGTTAGTGAATATAACATTATAACAAAACATGCTCTCAAAAACGCAATGCTTCCTGTAATAAACAAGCTTGGAATTGGATTTGGCTCTTTGTTAGCTGGATCTGCCATTATCGAATCAATATTTTCATGGAACGGACTTGGAAAACTGGCTCTCGAATCTGTTAAGCTCAAAGATTATCCAGTAGTCCAGGGATATGTGCTGTTTATGGCTGTTTTGATGGTGTTAATTAACCTGGCTGTAGATATCGTATGCGGCATCATTGATCCGCGTCTTAAAAATGGATGA
- the nikC gene encoding nickel ABC transporter permease subunit NikC, which translates to MDEDEHMMQIKIQAIKRLNVWFRPSNGITNRILTQKAPVFGLVIVALIIFIAIAASVIAPNDPLKVNMSMRLEGPSSLYWLGTDNLGRCIASRLIWGARMSLIYSLCVLGLMMAISIPIGLLSGYAGGRVDTFIMRVTDIFLSLPTFLMALAVAGMLGPSAKNMIIAMASVWWSSYARIIRGMAMQMKQQDFMLAAKAAACTHSQILFRHILRNIASPIIVMATLEIGSIILAIASFSFIGLGAQPPTPEWGIMLSDSKEFIQTQPQLMIYPGIAIIITVMAFNLLGEGLKNAIQD; encoded by the coding sequence ATGGATGAGGATGAACATATGATGCAGATCAAAATTCAAGCAATAAAGAGATTAAATGTATGGTTTCGTCCATCCAATGGCATTACAAATCGTATACTTACGCAAAAAGCACCAGTTTTCGGTCTTGTAATAGTGGCTTTGATCATCTTCATTGCCATAGCTGCATCTGTAATTGCTCCAAATGACCCACTTAAGGTAAATATGTCAATGCGTTTAGAAGGCCCAAGCTCATTATATTGGCTTGGCACTGATAATCTGGGGCGATGCATCGCATCTCGTCTGATTTGGGGAGCACGAATGTCACTGATATATAGCCTGTGCGTACTGGGTCTAATGATGGCAATTAGTATTCCGATAGGGCTCCTTTCCGGGTATGCAGGCGGTCGCGTGGACACGTTTATTATGCGGGTTACCGACATATTTTTATCACTTCCGACTTTTCTGATGGCACTAGCCGTCGCCGGTATGCTGGGACCCAGTGCGAAAAATATGATTATCGCCATGGCCAGCGTGTGGTGGTCGTCTTATGCAAGAATAATACGTGGTATGGCAATGCAGATGAAGCAGCAGGACTTTATGCTTGCAGCAAAAGCAGCCGCCTGTACTCACAGTCAGATTCTTTTCCGGCACATACTTCGCAATATCGCCTCACCAATTATCGTAATGGCCACACTTGAAATTGGTTCGATTATACTGGCAATTGCATCATTTTCTTTTATAGGGTTGGGTGCTCAGCCGCCTACGCCCGAGTGGGGTATTATGCTCAGCGATAGCAAAGAGTTTATCCAGACACAGCCGCAGTTGATGATTTATCCGGGGATTGCAATTATTATTACAGTCATGGCATTCAATCTTCTGGGGGAAGGACTGAAAAATGCAATACAAGATTGA
- a CDS encoding ABC transporter ATP-binding protein, whose protein sequence is MQYKIDKGVRSENVILDIRDLSLDYVMPDQNIHAVIDLKLVARMGKITALVGESGSGKSTVALAVMGIQDKNAVISNGEIYLAGTDVLSLPKKDKRSYISNRVGIIFQDPIDSLNPLLTIGEQLVEAVLIHEKITKNQARTIALNQLLAVSLPQPEELMKKYPFMLSGGMCQRVMIAIASVFRPLLLIADEPTTALDVTIQAQILHQLDSMRKRDGTAILLITHDLGVVAEIADDVCIMKDGHIVESGTVDDIFYNPQHVHTRQLLAATL, encoded by the coding sequence ATGCAATACAAGATTGACAAGGGAGTTCGGAGTGAAAATGTGATATTAGATATCCGGGACCTTTCTCTGGACTACGTTATGCCGGATCAAAACATCCATGCCGTAATAGACTTGAAACTTGTTGCAAGAATGGGAAAAATCACCGCACTTGTTGGGGAAAGTGGCAGTGGAAAATCAACGGTCGCACTTGCGGTAATGGGTATTCAGGATAAAAATGCTGTCATCTCAAATGGTGAGATTTATTTGGCAGGGACAGATGTACTTTCTCTACCCAAAAAAGATAAGCGTTCTTATATATCTAACCGTGTCGGCATTATCTTTCAGGATCCAATTGATTCGCTGAATCCGTTATTAACTATTGGAGAGCAGCTGGTGGAGGCAGTCCTGATACATGAAAAAATAACAAAAAATCAAGCTCGCACCATTGCACTCAATCAACTTCTGGCTGTCAGCCTGCCGCAGCCAGAGGAATTGATGAAAAAGTACCCATTTATGTTGAGCGGAGGAATGTGCCAGCGTGTTATGATTGCCATCGCCAGTGTTTTCCGTCCACTGCTTCTTATTGCAGATGAGCCAACGACCGCTCTTGATGTAACGATTCAGGCTCAAATCCTGCATCAATTGGATTCTATGCGGAAGAGAGACGGAACTGCAATTTTGCTTATTACGCACGATTTGGGAGTCGTTGCAGAAATAGCAGACGACGTGTGTATCATGAAGGACGGACATATTGTGGAAAGCGGCACGGTAGACGACAT